Proteins found in one Sporosarcina jeotgali genomic segment:
- a CDS encoding nitroreductase family protein: MTELFAPLSEVIHARKSVRKFDSDYQIAPGVIEEMLQEATLAPSSSNLQPWRFIVIQDEEAKKKIKEFSFNQEQMETSSAIIAVVGDTEMYHNIDEIYLSNLEAGNIDEVNVQRQIDNAKALYPNAPADARLTIAAFDAGLVSMQFMLIAKAKGYDTVPMGGFDKAQFAKEFNLEDRYAPLVLIALGKAAAPAYGSTRLPLEKITSFV; encoded by the coding sequence ATGACAGAACTATTTGCACCCCTATCAGAAGTCATTCACGCTCGTAAATCCGTACGGAAATTCGATTCGGACTATCAGATTGCACCAGGAGTGATCGAAGAGATGCTGCAAGAAGCAACACTTGCTCCTTCTTCAAGTAACCTGCAGCCTTGGCGTTTCATCGTCATCCAAGACGAAGAAGCGAAAAAGAAAATTAAAGAATTCTCATTCAACCAAGAGCAAATGGAAACTTCCTCTGCTATCATCGCAGTCGTTGGGGACACAGAAATGTATCACAATATCGATGAGATCTATTTATCAAATTTAGAAGCCGGCAACATTGATGAAGTGAATGTCCAGCGACAAATTGATAATGCTAAAGCGCTTTATCCGAATGCTCCTGCAGACGCACGTTTAACGATTGCTGCGTTCGATGCCGGGCTTGTTTCCATGCAATTCATGCTGATTGCAAAAGCAAAAGGCTACGACACAGTTCCTATGGGCGGGTTCGATAAAGCACAATTTGCTAAAGAATTTAACTTAGAAGACCGTTACGCTCCACTCGTGCTGATTGCGCTTGGTAAAGCCGCTGCACCTGCATATGGGTCAACGCGCTTGCCTCTTGAGAAAATCACCTCATTTGTATAA
- a CDS encoding ABC transporter ATP-binding protein has product MPTEPIISMRDLTMEFPGKRVLDGISLDVFRGQIIGYIGPNGAGKSTTLKILLGLLQDYKGTVEIFGNDLRNENQDVKRRIGYVPENAEIYDTLTPMEYLTFVGELYGMNRTAVEEKASQLLTVLGLEEVLHTRISSFSKGMKQKVLIISSLLHDPDILFLDEPLSGLDANSVMVVKDILAALAASGKTIFYSSHIMDVVEKISNRIVLLYNGKIAADGSFDELKGQSEAGSLEMIFNQLTGFDEHQQTAKRFVELVTGGETDG; this is encoded by the coding sequence ATGCCAACAGAACCAATTATTTCAATGCGTGACCTCACGATGGAATTTCCTGGAAAACGAGTACTGGATGGAATTTCACTTGATGTTTTTAGAGGACAAATCATAGGTTACATCGGGCCGAATGGTGCCGGGAAGAGTACAACGTTGAAAATCCTGCTGGGTCTGCTTCAAGATTACAAAGGGACCGTCGAAATTTTCGGAAATGATTTACGGAACGAAAACCAGGACGTTAAACGCAGAATCGGCTATGTGCCGGAGAATGCAGAAATTTACGATACGCTGACACCTATGGAATATTTGACGTTCGTGGGTGAACTGTATGGGATGAATCGAACGGCCGTTGAAGAAAAAGCAAGCCAACTCCTGACTGTACTGGGATTGGAAGAAGTCTTGCACACACGAATTTCTTCTTTCTCTAAAGGGATGAAGCAAAAGGTGCTGATTATCTCAAGTTTACTTCATGATCCTGATATTTTATTTTTAGATGAACCACTGAGTGGGCTCGATGCGAATAGTGTCATGGTCGTTAAAGATATTTTAGCGGCGCTTGCAGCGAGTGGGAAGACCATTTTTTACTCATCACACATTATGGATGTGGTCGAGAAAATCAGTAACCGTATCGTGCTTTTGTACAACGGGAAAATAGCGGCTGATGGGTCATTTGATGAATTAAAAGGACAGAGTGAAGCAGGATCGCTTGAAATGATTTTCAATCAGCTGACAGGTTTTGATGAACATCAGCAAACAGCGAAGCGCTTTGTAGAACTTGTTACAGGCGGTGAGACGGATGGGTAA
- a CDS encoding DUF2829 domain-containing protein, whose translation MTFEEILPRLKAGDNVIRNGWGGAELYVKLVEAEELDGEKMNPYFVINVTGEGYTMFTPTVCDLLAEDWSIVE comes from the coding sequence ATGACATTTGAAGAGATTTTACCGCGTCTAAAAGCAGGCGACAACGTCATTCGGAATGGATGGGGCGGTGCTGAACTTTATGTGAAACTCGTAGAAGCTGAAGAGCTAGATGGGGAAAAGATGAATCCATATTTCGTTATCAATGTAACTGGTGAAGGCTATACGATGTTTACACCGACAGTATGCGATTTGTTAGCAGAAGACTGGTCGATTGTAGAATAA
- a CDS encoding winged helix-turn-helix transcriptional regulator: MKKTGELIQSTQQNGQAACDSFHATIEFIGKRWMGIIIYHLLDGPKRYHELAGEIEGISDRLLTERLKELEAHGFAVKRTLPASRKVEYELTEQGIAFDPVIRSILTWVKANGGCKQSKAENES; the protein is encoded by the coding sequence ATGAAAAAAACCGGCGAACTTATTCAATCGACTCAGCAAAATGGACAAGCAGCTTGTGACAGTTTTCACGCAACGATCGAATTTATCGGGAAACGATGGATGGGCATCATCATTTATCATCTATTGGATGGACCGAAACGTTATCATGAATTAGCTGGGGAGATTGAAGGCATATCAGACCGGCTGCTGACTGAACGCTTAAAAGAATTAGAAGCGCATGGTTTTGCAGTGAAGCGTACATTACCGGCATCCCGCAAAGTCGAATACGAGCTAACGGAACAAGGAATAGCATTCGATCCGGTCATCCGTTCAATTTTAACGTGGGTGAAAGCGAATGGCGGCTGTAAACAGTCGAAAGCAGAAAACGAATCTTAA
- a CDS encoding ECF transporter S component, with amino-acid sequence MKAVASTTRTRSTTFDMILSAMGIALVFVATLLLNIKLPITANGGLVHLGTGMLFTFSILFGPKKGAIAGAFGMGLFDLVSGWTLWAPISLIARGLQGYIVGKIAWSNGRKGRSTTFNVIAMAVSVPVMLVGYYAGESIIFKSWAVPLASIPGNLVQNAVGIAIAIPVCALLKKVTVFK; translated from the coding sequence ATGAAAGCTGTTGCTTCAACAACGAGAACCAGATCTACTACGTTTGATATGATTTTATCCGCTATGGGAATTGCACTTGTATTTGTCGCTACACTCTTATTGAATATTAAATTGCCCATTACAGCCAATGGAGGACTTGTACATCTGGGTACAGGGATGCTCTTTACCTTTTCAATTCTGTTTGGTCCGAAAAAAGGAGCCATTGCGGGGGCATTCGGAATGGGCTTGTTCGACTTAGTTTCCGGATGGACGCTATGGGCGCCAATTAGCCTTATAGCTCGAGGTCTGCAAGGATATATCGTTGGGAAAATCGCTTGGTCCAACGGCCGTAAAGGACGCAGCACCACCTTTAACGTAATTGCCATGGCTGTTTCTGTTCCTGTCATGCTTGTTGGATATTACGCAGGAGAAAGTATTATTTTCAAAAGCTGGGCAGTTCCACTCGCTTCAATCCCGGGAAATCTTGTACAAAATGCTGTCGGGATTGCTATTGCTATTCCTGTTTGTGCATTACTTAAGAAAGTCACAGTGTTTAAATAA
- a CDS encoding NAD(P)H-binding protein, which translates to MAERKPVIAIAGASGYIGHNLLDCLKGKATVIGLSRNGGSRKDTDDVKWRSCDLFSMKDAEKGLEGADIAVYLVHSMMKSAKLTQGNFEDMDVILADNFAQAAKRQGIQQIVYLSGIIPEEHESKLSQHLRSRLEVERVLRAYDVPVTALRAGLIVGPKGSSFPILSKLVKRLPIMILPKWTSTKTQPVALKDVLTALTSIIMDFDLKDRSIDVGGPDVMTYRTMMKATANVMGKNPKMLNVPFFSLTLSRLWLRLVTNTPKEMVYPLVESLKHPMIVHKSHTVEGISNGQTPFKAAAQLALDADAKKEKKAMPLLPALGPLKQDVRSVQRIKLPHGWTADEAARYYVKWLETFLNPWVHTTVDSDLNCKIGFLGNRTLLELSYSGERSTEDRALYYITGGFLLDDQANERGRMEFRKIPGANEAIVAIHDYLPSLPWFVYYVTQANMHAFVMSAFRKHMNRLSVSERDRQYVRNLTVEDTP; encoded by the coding sequence GTGGCAGAAAGAAAACCGGTCATAGCAATTGCGGGAGCAAGCGGATATATTGGCCATAACTTGTTAGATTGTTTAAAAGGGAAAGCAACTGTAATTGGACTCTCTCGAAATGGGGGAAGCCGTAAAGATACAGATGATGTAAAATGGCGTTCGTGTGATTTGTTTTCGATGAAAGATGCGGAAAAGGGGTTAGAAGGGGCAGACATTGCAGTCTATCTAGTCCATTCAATGATGAAATCCGCAAAATTGACGCAAGGTAACTTTGAAGACATGGACGTAATTTTGGCGGATAATTTTGCGCAAGCCGCAAAACGTCAAGGTATTCAGCAAATCGTCTATTTGAGCGGGATCATTCCTGAGGAACACGAATCGAAACTCTCCCAGCACTTAAGAAGCCGGTTGGAAGTGGAACGGGTTTTGCGTGCTTATGATGTTCCAGTGACCGCACTGCGGGCAGGCTTGATAGTCGGACCAAAAGGCTCGTCATTTCCCATCCTGTCGAAGCTTGTGAAACGACTGCCAATTATGATCTTGCCGAAGTGGACGAGCACAAAAACTCAGCCAGTCGCACTGAAAGACGTGTTAACGGCATTAACGTCTATTATTATGGACTTTGATTTGAAAGACCGCTCGATAGATGTCGGAGGGCCAGATGTGATGACGTATCGAACGATGATGAAAGCGACCGCTAACGTGATGGGAAAAAACCCGAAGATGCTCAACGTGCCATTTTTCTCGTTAACCCTTTCAAGATTGTGGCTTAGACTCGTCACGAATACTCCAAAAGAGATGGTGTATCCACTTGTGGAAAGCTTAAAGCATCCGATGATCGTCCATAAAAGTCATACTGTAGAAGGTATTAGTAATGGGCAAACCCCGTTTAAAGCAGCGGCACAACTCGCCTTAGATGCAGATGCTAAGAAAGAAAAGAAAGCCATGCCGTTATTGCCAGCATTAGGTCCGTTGAAGCAGGACGTCCGCTCAGTTCAGCGGATTAAATTGCCGCATGGATGGACGGCAGATGAGGCTGCACGTTATTACGTAAAATGGTTAGAGACGTTCTTAAATCCTTGGGTGCATACAACGGTAGATAGTGATTTAAATTGTAAAATAGGATTTCTGGGCAATCGAACGCTGCTGGAATTATCGTATTCCGGCGAACGCAGCACAGAAGACCGCGCACTGTATTATATAACAGGCGGTTTCCTGCTGGATGACCAAGCGAATGAACGGGGACGAATGGAGTTCCGTAAAATCCCGGGTGCAAATGAAGCCATTGTCGCAATTCACGACTACTTGCCATCACTTCCGTGGTTTGTCTACTACGTTACTCAAGCAAATATGCATGCATTTGTTATGAGTGCATTCCGAAAACATATGAACCGACTGAGTGTCAGTGAACGAGATCGTCAGTATGTACGTAATTTAACAGTTGAAGATACTCCATAA
- a CDS encoding GNAT family N-acetyltransferase, translating to MATAELDGRVIALFQMTPPFPLNMIFTDEQHMDSAIDSLAEYLLSNEIELPSIISLKPWAERFADSWTAKTGQSSKVIMDQGLYRLDNVNETLEKSSGKYRLAEDSDSALLEEWYVGFIGDTNMPEATPDQAAEWVARAVELQEIVLWEDNGVPVACAKRARPTQNSITVSFVYTPPEFRRKGYARTLVADFSKELLNDYQFCMLYTDMMNPTSNKIHQEVGYRKIADSAQLEFEGKGYIMKSARERLAIN from the coding sequence ATGGCTACAGCAGAACTGGATGGCCGCGTAATTGCGCTGTTCCAAATGACGCCCCCCTTTCCGCTCAATATGATTTTTACGGATGAACAGCACATGGATTCAGCAATTGACAGTCTAGCAGAGTATTTACTGTCCAATGAAATTGAACTGCCTTCCATCATTAGTCTAAAGCCGTGGGCAGAGCGATTCGCAGATAGTTGGACAGCTAAGACCGGTCAGTCCTCCAAAGTTATTATGGATCAAGGGCTTTATCGGCTGGATAACGTGAATGAGACTCTTGAAAAAAGTTCCGGTAAATACAGGCTGGCTGAAGACTCAGACAGCGCCTTGCTGGAAGAATGGTATGTCGGGTTCATAGGGGATACGAATATGCCGGAAGCCACTCCTGACCAGGCAGCGGAGTGGGTGGCACGGGCTGTCGAACTTCAGGAAATTGTACTGTGGGAAGATAATGGAGTCCCTGTTGCTTGTGCCAAACGGGCAAGACCGACCCAGAACAGCATCACTGTCTCTTTCGTCTACACCCCGCCCGAATTCCGTCGAAAAGGGTATGCGCGGACACTTGTTGCTGATTTTTCCAAGGAATTGTTAAACGACTATCAATTCTGCATGCTCTATACAGATATGATGAACCCTACATCTAATAAGATCCATCAAGAAGTCGGATACCGGAAGATTGCGGATTCTGCACAATTAGAGTTTGAGGGGAAGGGTTACATTATGAAGTCAGCTAGAGAGAGACTGGCAATTAACTGA